One Streptosporangium sp. NBC_01495 DNA window includes the following coding sequences:
- a CDS encoding GntR family transcriptional regulator → MSKDFAPPKYAQVMGTIQERIEAGQYAAGDMLPSETQLVREFGVGRTTVVRALQTLAMQGWIEREHGRGSFVKGRPESAADRIRPGLAVAEQAENGDMVTDVARVPAPRHIARLLGVEDKTPVISRRRVARQGGRLSAVETLWFPLEIALGTDVDKPEPLARGVRHHLQAVKHLRFDHVTERLTARNPTKEEAELLGSSKPVMGVLASVHDAAGAVLLVMSVALPGDLHELQDVYPVS, encoded by the coding sequence ATGAGCAAGGATTTCGCCCCTCCGAAGTATGCCCAGGTGATGGGCACGATTCAGGAGCGCATCGAGGCCGGGCAGTACGCGGCCGGTGACATGCTGCCCTCGGAGACGCAGCTCGTCAGAGAGTTCGGCGTAGGTCGCACAACGGTGGTGCGGGCGCTTCAGACGCTGGCCATGCAGGGCTGGATCGAGCGTGAGCACGGCCGTGGTTCGTTCGTGAAGGGCCGTCCCGAGAGCGCCGCCGATCGCATCCGGCCAGGGCTGGCCGTGGCCGAGCAGGCCGAGAACGGTGACATGGTCACCGACGTCGCCCGTGTTCCGGCTCCTCGCCACATCGCCCGCCTTCTCGGCGTTGAGGACAAGACCCCGGTGATCTCGCGTCGGCGGGTGGCCAGGCAGGGGGGCCGGCTGTCTGCGGTGGAGACCCTGTGGTTCCCGTTGGAGATCGCGTTGGGGACCGACGTCGACAAGCCCGAACCGCTCGCGCGCGGGGTGCGCCATCACCTCCAGGCGGTGAAGCATCTGCGCTTCGACCACGTCACTGAGCGGCTGACCGCGCGCAACCCCACCAAGGAAGAGGCCGAGCTGCTCGGCTCTTCGAAGCCCGTCATGGGTGTGCTGGCCAGCGTGCATGATGCTGCCGGGGCCGTGCTCCTGGTGATGAGCGTGGCGCTCCCCGGTGACCTTCACGAACTCCAGGACGTCTACCCGGTGAGCTAG
- a CDS encoding DUF4265 domain-containing protein, whose product MSVMASMTSPEHNSAENNRIKVWFQFVPREGWLPYSTEGIWATRLGEDTARLENVPFLQEGVAEGDVVRFVTDADGLHWSTERVEASGNCTVRVLPVPSGPLGVSAEAVHERLAPFGLGGEVFGKELPLVAFNVPAHAELGRIKALLTRGEEDGWWHFEASCVTDTWHDA is encoded by the coding sequence ATGTCGGTCATGGCCTCCATGACTTCGCCGGAGCACAACAGCGCCGAGAACAACCGGATCAAAGTCTGGTTCCAGTTCGTGCCGCGTGAGGGCTGGCTTCCCTACAGCACCGAGGGGATCTGGGCCACGCGGCTCGGCGAGGACACCGCGCGTCTGGAGAACGTCCCCTTCCTGCAGGAGGGGGTGGCCGAGGGAGATGTCGTGCGGTTCGTTACCGATGCCGATGGTCTTCACTGGTCCACCGAGCGCGTGGAGGCGTCGGGAAACTGCACCGTTCGGGTCCTGCCTGTTCCCAGCGGTCCACTCGGGGTAAGCGCCGAGGCCGTGCACGAGCGGTTGGCACCGTTCGGCCTGGGGGGAGAGGTCTTCGGTAAGGAACTGCCGCTGGTCGCCTTCAATGTGCCGGCCCATGCGGAACTCGGCCGGATAAAGGCGCTACTGACTCGTGGCGAGGAAGACGGTTGGTGGCACTTCGAGGCTTCCTGCGTCACAGATACCTGGCACGACGCCTAA
- a CDS encoding plasmid replication, integration and excision activator — protein sequence MAIQGPIPVHFGQVFPHGCFIVGEVEQVKDFDASSKGRTVYAKDKNTGELVWQVAVMDADPTVKAGQKTVSVKILSPIQPTVPAALPGLPFVPVEFDGMTATAYVNQNTGRLAWSIRATTMRPPRTAAAPARQSAPAPVKETTGKDVAA from the coding sequence ATGGCCATCCAAGGCCCCATCCCCGTCCACTTCGGACAGGTCTTCCCGCACGGCTGCTTCATCGTCGGCGAGGTCGAGCAGGTCAAGGACTTCGACGCCTCGTCCAAGGGCCGCACCGTCTACGCCAAGGACAAGAACACCGGAGAGCTGGTGTGGCAGGTCGCGGTCATGGACGCCGACCCGACCGTGAAGGCCGGCCAGAAGACGGTCTCGGTCAAGATCCTGTCCCCCATCCAGCCGACCGTTCCGGCCGCGCTGCCGGGCCTGCCGTTCGTGCCGGTGGAGTTCGACGGCATGACCGCCACCGCCTACGTCAACCAGAACACCGGACGCCTGGCCTGGTCCATCCGAGCAACCACGATGCGCCCTCCCCGCACCGCCGCGGCTCCCGCTCGACAGAGCGCTCCGGCGCCGGTCAAGGAGACGACCGGTAAGGACGTGGCGGCGTGA
- a CDS encoding FtsK/SpoIIIE domain-containing protein: MFKKLPGDEAQNLVSTTPDTAVVFRPAVLRTPAIVTIVIFAWRLLAGALRLLWRHPIASAVALTPGVVTYVCGWRWGLGLVTVTPLGLTAWFFLARPSFLRLLGWRLLAWWRLVWIYRRHWQPVMIISGLGRHLRGRDYLPRVVRVTCTSWADVVTVRMLTGQAVKDWADRTEHLAHGFGARSCRVSIARSGRLLLVFPRHDPLATPLPAVPVPDEASVGPVEVGKCEDGKPWLLKVHGTHVLVAGATGAGKGSVIWSAIRGLLPATRAGLAQVWALDPKRMELSYGRDLFGDRYAASPADCADLLEAAVKIMQERADRYAGLQRSHTPSVDDPFVLVVVDEVAFLTAYQSDKGLKLRISAALATLTTQGRAVGFGVLAALQDPRKEVMNIRNLFPDKIALRLDESEQVDMVLGDGARDRGALADHISPIPEQGAGIGYVRLETSPDPIRVRAAYVSDSDIRAMAMEVTA; this comes from the coding sequence ATGTTCAAGAAACTGCCCGGCGACGAGGCGCAGAACCTCGTCTCCACCACCCCCGATACCGCCGTCGTCTTCCGCCCGGCCGTCCTTCGCACCCCGGCGATCGTCACCATTGTGATCTTCGCGTGGCGACTGCTGGCCGGTGCCCTGCGGCTGCTGTGGCGCCACCCCATCGCCTCGGCCGTCGCTCTCACCCCCGGCGTGGTCACCTACGTCTGCGGTTGGCGTTGGGGCCTTGGCCTCGTCACGGTGACCCCTCTTGGCCTCACCGCCTGGTTCTTCCTCGCTCGCCCCTCGTTCCTTCGCCTGCTGGGCTGGCGCCTGTTGGCCTGGTGGCGGCTGGTGTGGATCTACCGGCGGCACTGGCAACCGGTGATGATCATCTCCGGGCTCGGACGACACTTACGCGGCCGGGACTACCTGCCTCGCGTCGTCCGCGTCACCTGCACCTCGTGGGCCGACGTGGTCACGGTGCGGATGCTCACCGGGCAGGCGGTCAAGGACTGGGCCGACCGCACCGAGCACCTCGCCCACGGGTTCGGTGCTCGCTCCTGCCGGGTCTCCATCGCGCGCTCCGGCCGACTACTGCTCGTCTTCCCTCGCCACGATCCCCTCGCCACACCGCTTCCCGCCGTACCGGTCCCGGATGAGGCATCGGTAGGACCGGTGGAGGTCGGCAAGTGCGAAGACGGCAAGCCCTGGCTCTTGAAGGTCCACGGCACTCACGTCCTGGTCGCCGGAGCCACCGGGGCGGGCAAGGGCTCGGTCATCTGGTCGGCGATCCGCGGCCTACTGCCCGCCACACGTGCGGGCCTGGCACAGGTGTGGGCGCTGGATCCCAAACGGATGGAACTGTCCTACGGGCGTGACCTGTTCGGCGACCGCTACGCCGCGAGCCCGGCCGACTGCGCCGATCTCCTGGAAGCAGCGGTGAAGATCATGCAGGAGCGGGCCGACCGCTACGCCGGACTCCAGCGCTCCCACACTCCCTCTGTCGATGACCCGTTCGTCCTGGTGGTGGTCGACGAGGTGGCGTTCCTGACCGCCTACCAGTCCGACAAGGGGCTCAAGCTGCGCATCTCCGCCGCGCTGGCGACGCTCACCACGCAGGGCCGCGCGGTCGGCTTCGGTGTCCTGGCAGCTCTCCAGGACCCGCGCAAGGAGGTCATGAACATCCGCAACCTGTTTCCCGACAAGATCGCGCTCCGCCTGGATGAGTCCGAACAGGTGGACATGGTGCTCGGTGACGGCGCACGCGACCGCGGGGCACTGGCCGATCACATCTCCCCGATCCCCGAGCAAGGCGCCGGTATCGGTTACGTCCGGCTGGAGACCTCACCCGACCCGATCCGGGTCCGTGCCGCCTACGTCTCCGACAGCGACATCCGCGCGATGGCCATGGAGGTGACCGCGTGA
- a CDS encoding replication initiator, producing MSNPNDRSLSRAERQRMPLALDVAVEIAKHNGVCIRPVVLRRLDTRTGLTEDVNVPCGATMDAKCSSCARRNRYLRMAQCREGWHLEAEPSITPDEPNEEQLWLVEFRADTQAQRDAAEKAGDDTTDLDAILAGLDAEITAAGMRSTLLGRTTAKRNRSTKRRQDAPDLPRKARQNTTLGRTFTSSDGMVYRPSLFVTLTLPSYGKVRNGVPVNPDGYDYRRAVRDALHFSKLVDRFVQNLRRVAGYDLQYFSSVEPQKRLAPHLHMAIRGTMPRAEVKAIAAATYHQVWWPSVDEVRFEGDHLPVWVERPAREDSTPYPDGQEGDYLDPVTGEVLPTWREALDQLDTDEEAEPLHVVRFGDQVDVQGVLGGTPDADQCIRYLSKYLTKSLGDTLDADNPAQRDHAARMVETLRYEPCSPACPNWLRYGVQPKNPKAGMAPGRCRSKAHKPEHLGHAGRRVLVSRKWSNKTLSEHKRDRRTWVMEALGLADEPVDPHRYVWKPVPAGDGNIPSLALRLLRMVAERQRWRATLLTLQQKATGHDPSAIETREAA from the coding sequence GTGAGCAACCCCAACGACCGCAGCCTGTCACGCGCCGAGCGTCAGAGGATGCCGCTCGCGCTGGATGTGGCAGTGGAGATCGCCAAACACAACGGGGTGTGCATCCGGCCAGTGGTCCTGCGTCGGCTGGACACCCGCACCGGGCTCACCGAGGACGTCAACGTGCCCTGCGGGGCCACCATGGACGCCAAGTGCTCGTCGTGCGCCCGGCGCAACCGCTACCTGCGGATGGCCCAGTGCCGCGAAGGCTGGCACCTAGAAGCCGAACCCTCGATCACCCCGGATGAGCCCAACGAGGAACAGCTCTGGCTGGTGGAGTTCCGCGCCGACACGCAGGCCCAGCGCGATGCCGCGGAAAAGGCCGGCGACGACACGACCGACCTGGACGCGATCCTCGCCGGACTGGATGCCGAGATCACCGCGGCCGGGATGCGCAGCACCCTGCTCGGCCGTACCACCGCCAAGCGCAACCGCTCGACCAAGCGACGCCAGGACGCCCCCGACCTGCCCAGGAAGGCCCGGCAGAACACCACCCTGGGACGGACCTTCACCAGCTCCGACGGGATGGTCTACCGGCCGTCGCTGTTCGTCACGCTCACGCTTCCCTCCTACGGCAAGGTACGCAACGGCGTGCCCGTCAACCCGGACGGCTACGACTACCGGCGGGCGGTCCGGGACGCGCTGCACTTCTCCAAGCTCGTCGACCGCTTCGTGCAGAACCTGCGTCGGGTCGCGGGCTATGACCTGCAGTACTTCTCTTCGGTCGAACCACAGAAGCGGCTCGCGCCGCACCTGCACATGGCCATCCGGGGCACCATGCCGCGTGCTGAGGTCAAGGCGATCGCGGCGGCCACCTACCACCAGGTGTGGTGGCCCTCGGTCGACGAGGTGCGTTTCGAGGGCGATCATCTGCCGGTGTGGGTCGAGCGTCCCGCGCGGGAAGACAGCACGCCCTACCCGGACGGACAGGAGGGCGACTACCTCGATCCGGTCACTGGGGAAGTGCTGCCCACCTGGCGCGAAGCACTCGACCAGCTCGACACCGACGAGGAGGCCGAACCGCTGCACGTGGTCCGCTTCGGTGACCAGGTCGACGTTCAGGGCGTCCTCGGTGGCACCCCGGATGCCGACCAGTGCATCCGCTACCTCAGCAAGTACCTGACCAAGAGCCTCGGCGATACCCTCGACGCCGACAACCCGGCCCAACGCGACCACGCGGCTCGCATGGTCGAGACGCTCCGCTACGAACCCTGCTCCCCGGCCTGCCCGAACTGGCTGCGCTACGGAGTCCAGCCCAAGAATCCCAAGGCGGGCATGGCGCCGGGCCGGTGCCGGAGCAAGGCGCACAAGCCCGAACACCTCGGCCATGCGGGCCGTCGCGTCCTGGTCTCGCGTAAGTGGTCGAACAAGACCCTGTCCGAGCACAAGCGCGACCGGCGCACCTGGGTCATGGAAGCGCTCGGCCTGGCTGACGAGCCCGTTGACCCGCACCGTTACGTCTGGAAGCCCGTCCCGGCCGGCGACGGCAACATCCCCTCTCTGGCCCTGCGGCTGCTGCGCATGGTCGCCGAACGCCAGCGCTGGCGAGCGACCCTGCTCACCCTGCAACAGAAAGCGACCGGACACGATCCTTCGGCAATCGAGACTCGGGAGGCAGCGTGA
- a CDS encoding helix-turn-helix transcriptional regulator yields MTVPEVLDELGRVSRRTFYRWREIGHAPQGLKLPNGEIRIYRSEFTAWLETLREAA; encoded by the coding sequence ATGACCGTTCCGGAAGTCCTCGACGAACTCGGCAGAGTCTCTCGGCGCACCTTCTACCGCTGGCGAGAAATCGGCCACGCTCCGCAGGGCCTCAAGCTCCCGAACGGCGAAATCCGCATCTATCGCAGCGAGTTCACCGCCTGGCTTGAGACCCTCCGGGAGGCAGCGTGA
- a CDS encoding tyrosine-type recombinase/integrase codes for MNTSYDVKFWEIRRNETSKTPSYVVRWKVGGRQKSKTLRTKALAENLLSDLRQAAKRGEAFDMETGLPLSMLQAKSARTVFEFVRAYIDMKWPHAAAKSRDSMSDALSTVLPALTKDRPGRPDAETLRTALRKYALLPNGKSLDVPAEMAQVIRWLEAASLDLVDLGETKVVRLALDALALRLDGKAAAPNTIARKRAVFHAVLEYAVELEELAANPLHKVRWKPPKTTETVDPRVAVNPRQAQELLTMVTYVGKRGRGRRLMALFACMYYAALRPGEAVGLRLQDCHLPAKGWGRLTIDVSRPEVNRQWTDSGDAHEERGLKHRGSADVRPVPIPPELVKILRQHIDEYGTGADGRIFRSERGGVIASTAYTEVWQDARALALTPAQVASPLGRRPYDLRHAAVSLWLNAGVSAPDVAERAGHGVDVLLRVYAKCLDGQKEIANKRISDALTV; via the coding sequence GTGAACACCTCCTACGACGTGAAGTTCTGGGAGATCCGCCGGAACGAGACGAGCAAGACGCCGTCCTACGTGGTCCGCTGGAAGGTCGGCGGTCGCCAGAAGTCCAAAACCCTGCGGACCAAGGCTCTCGCCGAGAACCTCCTGTCGGACCTGCGGCAGGCGGCGAAGCGAGGGGAAGCCTTCGACATGGAGACCGGGCTCCCCCTCTCCATGCTCCAAGCCAAAAGCGCCCGGACGGTCTTCGAGTTCGTGCGGGCCTACATTGACATGAAGTGGCCGCACGCTGCGGCCAAGAGTCGCGACAGCATGTCCGACGCGCTCTCGACGGTGCTCCCCGCACTGACCAAGGATCGCCCCGGCCGTCCCGACGCCGAGACCCTGCGAACCGCCCTCCGCAAGTACGCGCTCCTCCCGAACGGCAAGAGCCTCGACGTTCCCGCCGAGATGGCGCAGGTGATCCGCTGGCTTGAGGCGGCCTCCCTCGACCTGGTGGACCTGGGAGAGACCAAGGTCGTGCGGCTGGCGCTGGATGCGCTCGCCCTTCGCCTGGACGGCAAGGCCGCCGCGCCGAACACGATCGCCCGCAAGCGAGCCGTCTTCCATGCCGTTCTTGAGTACGCGGTGGAGCTGGAAGAGCTGGCGGCCAACCCGCTGCACAAGGTCAGATGGAAGCCTCCAAAGACCACCGAGACCGTTGATCCTCGCGTCGCGGTCAACCCCCGGCAGGCTCAGGAACTCCTGACCATGGTCACCTACGTCGGCAAGCGCGGTCGGGGCCGGCGACTCATGGCGCTGTTCGCCTGCATGTACTACGCGGCGCTGCGTCCAGGTGAGGCGGTCGGCCTGCGTCTTCAGGACTGCCACCTGCCCGCGAAAGGCTGGGGACGGCTGACGATCGACGTCTCCCGGCCCGAGGTCAACAGGCAGTGGACCGACAGCGGGGACGCTCACGAGGAGCGGGGTCTCAAGCACCGGGGCAGTGCCGACGTCCGGCCGGTGCCGATCCCTCCCGAGTTGGTGAAGATCCTGCGACAGCACATCGACGAGTACGGGACCGGCGCGGACGGGCGCATCTTCCGCAGCGAGCGCGGCGGGGTGATCGCCTCGACGGCCTACACCGAGGTCTGGCAGGACGCGCGGGCACTCGCCCTGACTCCAGCTCAGGTCGCCTCTCCCCTCGGTCGACGACCGTACGACCTGAGGCACGCGGCGGTCTCGTTGTGGCTCAACGCGGGTGTCTCCGCTCCCGATGTGGCCGAGCGGGCGGGTCATGGTGTGGACGTCCTACTGCGGGTCTACGCCAAGTGCCTCGACGGGCAGAAAGAGATCGCCAACAAGCGGATCAGTGACGCGCTGACCGTATGA
- a CDS encoding YajQ family cyclic di-GMP-binding protein yields MADSSFDIVSKIDHQEADNALNQTVKEVGHRFDFKGTGATIAWSGGQKAVEIKANSEERANAVLDVFKDKLIKRGLSLKILDADEPRLSGKEYRLLVTLKEGIDQENAKKISKIIRDEGPKGVKAQIQGEELRVSSKKRDELQEVIALLKGKDLEIALQFSNYR; encoded by the coding sequence TTGGCGGATTCATCGTTCGACATCGTTAGCAAGATCGACCATCAGGAGGCCGACAACGCGCTGAACCAGACGGTCAAGGAGGTCGGGCACCGATTCGACTTCAAGGGCACCGGCGCGACCATCGCCTGGTCGGGCGGTCAGAAGGCCGTTGAGATCAAGGCTAACAGCGAGGAGCGCGCCAACGCGGTCCTCGACGTCTTCAAGGACAAGCTGATCAAGCGGGGACTCTCCCTCAAGATCCTGGACGCGGATGAGCCCAGGCTGTCCGGCAAGGAGTATCGGCTTCTGGTGACCCTCAAGGAGGGCATCGACCAGGAGAACGCCAAGAAGATCTCGAAGATCATTCGCGATGAGGGGCCCAAGGGCGTCAAGGCCCAGATCCAGGGCGAGGAACTGCGAGTGAGCTCGAAGAAGAGGGACGAACTGCAGGAGGTCATCGCCCTTCTCAAGGGCAAGGACCTGGAGATCGCCCTTCAGTTCTCGAACTACCGCTAG
- a CDS encoding SGNH/GDSL hydrolase family protein: MIWTAGFRTAVISPYEQIQLTEPRGFADQTVRQVLHMAGGGERLRVRLTNLYGRTPLTIAAATAATGHRQAALTFDGADKLTIPPGEEVASDPVDLPVASGADLFLSLYLPEETGLATYSHRPMETAHIVGGNHVTSPVLPEAERVEARFYVSGVDVLTPDDTSIAVAFGDSWFEGVGSTIGANNRSVDVLNRRLNRGWVVNQGIAGNRLLRDEIGEHALARFDRDVLSIPGLTHVLVHFGINDLGLPGMSGEPPVTSDALIEGFTALAHRAHTADLKILAATIGPFAGAVYPGISTPESLTARREVNDWIRTTDTFDAVFDVARAVENPEAPDYIHPALDSGDGIHLNDKGAQAMANAVDPETLAL; the protein is encoded by the coding sequence ATGATCTGGACAGCCGGCTTCCGCACCGCCGTGATCAGTCCCTACGAGCAGATCCAGCTCACCGAACCGCGCGGCTTCGCCGACCAGACGGTGCGTCAGGTGCTTCACATGGCCGGCGGCGGAGAACGCCTCCGCGTACGCCTGACGAACCTCTACGGCCGTACCCCCCTGACCATCGCCGCCGCGACGGCCGCCACCGGGCACAGGCAGGCCGCGCTCACCTTCGACGGCGCCGATAAGCTCACCATCCCGCCGGGAGAAGAGGTCGCCAGCGACCCGGTGGATCTCCCCGTCGCCTCCGGTGCCGACCTGTTCCTCAGCCTCTACCTCCCCGAGGAGACAGGCCTGGCCACCTATTCCCACCGGCCCATGGAGACCGCTCACATCGTCGGCGGGAACCACGTCACCTCTCCCGTACTGCCCGAGGCCGAGCGGGTGGAAGCCAGGTTCTACGTCTCGGGTGTCGACGTGCTCACCCCGGACGACACCTCGATCGCCGTGGCGTTCGGCGACTCCTGGTTCGAAGGGGTCGGCTCCACGATCGGCGCGAACAATCGCTCCGTGGACGTCCTCAACCGGCGCCTCAACCGGGGATGGGTCGTCAACCAGGGCATCGCTGGAAACCGCCTACTGCGGGACGAGATCGGCGAGCACGCGCTGGCGCGCTTCGACCGCGACGTCCTCTCGATTCCCGGCCTGACCCACGTCCTGGTGCACTTCGGTATCAACGACCTCGGCCTCCCCGGCATGTCCGGCGAGCCTCCCGTCACCTCCGATGCCCTCATCGAGGGCTTCACGGCCCTGGCCCACCGCGCCCACACGGCCGACCTGAAGATCCTCGCCGCCACCATCGGCCCCTTCGCGGGCGCCGTCTATCCCGGAATCAGCACCCCCGAGAGCCTCACCGCCCGACGCGAGGTGAACGACTGGATCCGTACCACCGACACTTTCGACGCCGTCTTCGACGTGGCCCGAGCCGTCGAGAACCCCGAGGCGCCCGACTACATCCACCCCGCCCTGGACAGCGGCGACGGCATACACCTCAACGACAAGGGCGCCCAGGCCATGGCCAACGCCGTAGACCCGGAAACCCTCGCCCTCTAG
- a CDS encoding MarR family winged helix-turn-helix transcriptional regulator, which yields MTDTRPAPADGQALDPQQLGAYFVLMEAVSLLQHQVEQQLRTEGDISYVQFQLLARLAHAPGHLTMTQLADGVVYSRSGLTYQAGLLEKAGLITRGPCPNDERATLVAITENGRALLDRVLPGHIQVCRSLLFDPLADEDLHHLGDIMTRVRDHMRTQPPRSAAPRNRRSSSTQA from the coding sequence ATGACGGACACCCGCCCCGCCCCCGCCGATGGTCAGGCGCTCGATCCACAGCAGCTGGGGGCCTACTTCGTGCTCATGGAAGCCGTCAGCCTGCTCCAGCACCAGGTCGAACAGCAGTTACGTACCGAGGGCGACATCAGCTACGTGCAGTTCCAGCTTCTGGCCCGCCTCGCCCACGCGCCCGGCCACCTGACCATGACGCAGCTGGCCGACGGCGTCGTCTACAGCCGTAGCGGCCTGACCTACCAGGCCGGCCTGCTGGAGAAGGCCGGCCTCATCACCCGTGGCCCCTGCCCCAACGACGAGCGCGCCACCCTGGTCGCCATCACCGAAAACGGCCGGGCTCTACTGGACCGCGTCCTGCCCGGCCACATCCAGGTCTGCCGCAGCCTGCTGTTCGACCCCCTGGCCGACGAGGACCTGCACCACCTCGGCGACATCATGACCCGCGTCCGCGACCACATGCGCACTCAGCCGCCCCGCTCCGCCGCCCCCCGCAATCGCCGCTCCAGCTCGACGCAGGCCTGA
- a CDS encoding putative leader peptide — protein MLSRSLRLTHPVRFYVLFVWLVGRLHVDLCRLTGSLCR, from the coding sequence ATGCTGTCCCGTTCACTACGGCTTACTCATCCTGTGAGGTTTTACGTCCTGTTTGTGTGGCTCGTTGGGCGGCTGCACGTCGACCTCTGTCGTCTGACCGGCTCCCTCTGTCGCTGA